A window of Hymenobacter aerilatus contains these coding sequences:
- a CDS encoding bifunctional 5,10-methylenetetrahydrofolate dehydrogenase/5,10-methenyltetrahydrofolate cyclohydrolase codes for MTTAPEADTYQLIDGKKTAEDIKVEIAAEVEQLKAAGQKVPHLAAILVGHDGGSETYVRNKVLACERVGYGSTLLRFEDNITEAELLAQVEELNQEPEIDGFIVQLPLPKHIDPEKVIEAIRPEKDVDGFHPMNIGRMVAGLPALLPATPSGIVELLKRYGIKTSGKHCVVIGRSNIVGTPVSILLAKNLEPGNCTVTLCHSRTANLAEITRQADIVVAALGRPEFVTGDMVKPGAVVIDVGTTRVEDASRKSGFVLKGDVNFTEVAPQASYITPVPGGVGPMTIAMLLLNTLRAAKGDVYPR; via the coding sequence ATGACCACAGCCCCCGAAGCTGACACCTACCAACTCATCGACGGTAAGAAAACCGCCGAGGATATCAAAGTTGAAATTGCCGCTGAAGTAGAGCAGCTAAAAGCGGCTGGCCAGAAAGTACCGCATTTGGCGGCCATCCTCGTCGGACACGACGGCGGCTCCGAAACCTACGTGCGCAACAAGGTGCTGGCCTGCGAGCGGGTAGGCTACGGCAGTACCCTGCTACGCTTTGAGGACAACATCACCGAAGCGGAATTGCTGGCACAGGTAGAAGAACTGAACCAGGAACCCGAAATCGATGGCTTTATTGTGCAGCTGCCCCTACCCAAGCACATCGACCCGGAAAAGGTGATTGAGGCCATCCGGCCGGAGAAGGACGTGGACGGTTTCCACCCCATGAACATCGGCCGTATGGTGGCTGGGCTACCTGCCCTGCTGCCTGCTACCCCCTCGGGCATTGTGGAGTTATTAAAGCGCTACGGTATCAAAACCAGTGGCAAGCACTGCGTGGTGATTGGCCGCTCTAATATTGTGGGTACGCCAGTTAGTATATTGCTGGCTAAGAACTTGGAGCCAGGTAACTGCACCGTTACTTTATGCCATTCGCGTACCGCTAACTTGGCGGAAATCACGCGTCAGGCTGACATTGTTGTAGCAGCTTTGGGCCGGCCAGAGTTCGTGACGGGCGACATGGTGAAGCCCGGCGCCGTGGTGATTGATGTGGGTACTACACGGGTAGAAGACGCCAGCCGCAAATCGGGCTTCGTGCTGAAAGGCGACGTCAACTTCACAGAGGTAGCACCACAGGCCAGCTACATCACGCCGGTGCCCGGCGGGGTAGGTCCCATGACC
- the lepA gene encoding translation elongation factor 4, translating to MKNIRNFCIIAHIDHGKSTLADRLLEFTQTVAQRDMQAQLLDNMDLERERGITIKSHAIQMQYQYQGEQYTLNLIDTPGHVDFSYEVSRSIAACEGALLIVDSSQGIEAQTISNLYLAIGSDLTIIPVLNKIDLPHSMPEEVSDEIVDLIGCDRDEIIHASGKAGIGIKEILDAICERIPAPAGDPEAPLQALIFDSVFNSYRGIEVLFRIKNGTMRKGDKLRFMATGKEYGADEIGILGLKQEPRPEMRAGNVGYLISGIKEAREVKVGDTITNVLNPTKEAIHGFEDVKPMVFAGIYPVDTTEYEELRSCMEKLQLNDAALVWEPETSAALGFGFRCGFLGMLHMEIVQERLEREFDMTVITTVPSVQFHATGTKDQAYIINAPSEMPEPNTVKFIEEPFIKAQIITAADYVGSIITLCMEKRGIIKGQSYLTSERVEMTFELPLSEIVFDFFDKLKTISRGYASLDYELIGFRESDMVKLDIMLNGEKVDALSAIVHRSKSYEWGKRLCEKLRELLPRQQFEIAIQASIGQKIVARETVKALRKNVIAKCYGGDISRKRKLLEKQKEGKKRMRQVGSVEIPQEAFLAVLKID from the coding sequence GTGAAGAACATCCGTAATTTCTGCATCATTGCCCACATCGACCACGGCAAGAGCACCCTGGCCGACCGCCTGCTGGAATTCACCCAGACCGTGGCCCAGCGCGATATGCAAGCCCAGCTGCTCGACAACATGGACCTGGAGCGGGAGCGGGGCATCACCATCAAGAGCCACGCCATCCAGATGCAGTATCAGTACCAGGGCGAGCAGTACACGCTCAACCTGATTGATACACCCGGTCACGTCGATTTTAGCTACGAAGTATCCCGCTCCATTGCCGCCTGCGAAGGGGCTCTGCTGATCGTGGATTCATCGCAGGGGATTGAGGCGCAGACTATTAGCAACCTCTACCTTGCCATTGGCTCCGACCTGACCATTATTCCGGTGCTCAACAAAATCGACCTGCCCCACTCCATGCCGGAGGAGGTGTCGGACGAGATTGTGGACCTGATTGGCTGCGACCGGGACGAAATTATTCACGCCTCGGGTAAGGCGGGCATCGGCATCAAGGAAATTCTGGATGCCATCTGCGAGCGGATTCCCGCCCCGGCAGGTGACCCGGAAGCCCCGCTGCAAGCTCTGATTTTCGACTCGGTATTCAACTCCTACCGTGGCATCGAGGTGCTGTTCCGCATTAAGAACGGCACCATGCGCAAGGGCGACAAGCTCCGCTTCATGGCCACCGGCAAGGAGTACGGCGCCGACGAAATCGGCATCCTGGGTCTCAAGCAGGAGCCTCGCCCCGAAATGCGCGCCGGCAACGTGGGCTATCTAATTTCGGGCATCAAAGAGGCCCGCGAGGTGAAGGTAGGCGACACCATTACCAACGTGCTGAACCCCACGAAAGAGGCCATTCACGGCTTCGAAGACGTGAAGCCGATGGTATTTGCTGGTATCTACCCCGTAGATACCACCGAGTACGAGGAACTACGCTCGTGCATGGAGAAGCTCCAGCTCAACGACGCCGCCCTGGTGTGGGAACCCGAAACCTCAGCAGCCCTGGGCTTCGGCTTCCGTTGCGGCTTCCTGGGCATGCTGCACATGGAAATCGTGCAAGAGCGTCTGGAGCGCGAATTCGACATGACGGTGATTACCACTGTGCCCTCGGTGCAGTTCCACGCCACCGGTACCAAGGACCAGGCGTACATCATCAATGCTCCCTCCGAAATGCCGGAGCCGAACACGGTGAAGTTCATCGAGGAGCCCTTTATTAAGGCCCAGATTATCACCGCTGCCGACTACGTAGGCTCGATCATCACGCTGTGCATGGAGAAGCGTGGCATCATCAAAGGCCAAAGCTACCTGACTTCCGAGCGGGTAGAAATGACCTTCGAGCTGCCGCTGTCGGAAATTGTGTTCGACTTCTTCGACAAGCTCAAGACCATTAGCCGCGGCTATGCCTCGCTGGATTATGAGCTGATTGGTTTCCGCGAGTCGGACATGGTGAAGCTGGATATCATGCTGAACGGGGAGAAGGTCGATGCGTTGTCGGCCATTGTGCACCGCAGCAAGAGCTATGAGTGGGGCAAGCGTCTCTGCGAAAAGCTGCGCGAGCTACTACCCCGCCAGCAGTTCGAAATTGCTATTCAAGCTTCTATCGGTCAGAAAATCGTGGCCCGCGAAACGGTGAAAGCTCTGCGCAAAAACGTGATTGCCAAATGCTACGGCGGCGACATATCTCGTAAGCGCAAGCTGCTCGAAAAGCAGAAAGAGGGCAAGAAACGGATGCGCCAAGTGGGCTCCGTAGAAATCCCGCAGGAAGCGTTCCTGGCGGTGTTGAAGATTGACTAA
- a CDS encoding glycoside hydrolase family 15 protein: MTQATPLEDYGLVGNLHTVALVSNKGSIDYLPFTRFDSPTIFAALLDAEKGGYWSLAPADEGVQSKQLYLPNTGILLTRFYSQGGIAELTDFMPVKHHQQNCAVVRMVRVIKGSMTFTMHCCPRFDYARASHELVAQEDDLLFRSCGEEDFQFRLLGDQPLQSTEAGDAIGTWTLAAGDTANFVIEATPTDDPSFIARDLKHYTEGAFNDTMAYWREWIESSTYTGRWRETVLRSAITLKLLTSLQFGSTVAAATFGLPECVGGARNWDYRFTWIRDAAFTMYAFLRLGFTTESKAFLHWIMERCNQLKDAADLQLMYAVDGSTELPEIDLLHLAGYRDSRPVRIGNGAAHQFQLDIYGELLDTIYLYNKYGGAITYDFWKHVSRLVDFVAENWQEEDHGMWEVRDEERQFISAKMMCWVALDRGIQIANDRSFPAPLEKWYKVRDEIYKEVFDNYWSEEKQAFVQYKGSDVLDATVLLLPLVRMFSPAEPRWQSTMRALEKELVIDSLMYRYHAGGGASDGLEGEEGTFTMCSFWYIENLSRAGDLDKATLLFEKLLGFASPLGLYSEQIGVAGEQIGNYPQAFTHLALISAAFQLNRDLDERHSGKSQQGHNFVG, encoded by the coding sequence ATGACGCAAGCCACTCCTCTAGAAGATTACGGCCTGGTTGGCAACCTGCACACGGTTGCGTTGGTATCCAACAAAGGGTCAATAGACTATCTACCCTTCACCCGCTTCGACTCCCCTACCATCTTTGCGGCGTTGCTGGATGCCGAGAAGGGCGGTTATTGGTCTCTGGCGCCCGCCGATGAGGGGGTGCAATCCAAACAGCTCTACCTGCCCAATACAGGTATTCTACTAACGCGCTTTTACTCCCAAGGTGGCATTGCTGAGCTAACGGATTTTATGCCCGTGAAGCATCACCAGCAAAACTGCGCCGTGGTCCGAATGGTGCGCGTCATCAAAGGCAGTATGACGTTCACGATGCACTGCTGCCCGCGTTTCGACTACGCCCGTGCCTCGCACGAACTGGTAGCACAGGAAGATGATTTGCTTTTCCGCAGTTGCGGCGAAGAGGATTTTCAATTTCGTTTGCTTGGCGACCAGCCGCTGCAGTCCACTGAGGCCGGCGACGCCATCGGCACCTGGACGCTGGCGGCGGGCGACACGGCCAATTTTGTGATTGAAGCCACGCCCACTGATGATCCGTCTTTTATAGCCCGCGACCTGAAGCACTACACAGAAGGTGCCTTCAATGATACGATGGCCTATTGGCGCGAGTGGATAGAGAGCAGCACGTATACCGGCCGCTGGCGCGAAACAGTGCTACGCTCGGCCATTACGCTTAAGCTGCTAACTTCCTTGCAATTTGGCTCTACGGTGGCCGCCGCTACCTTCGGCTTACCCGAGTGCGTGGGCGGTGCCCGTAACTGGGACTACCGCTTCACGTGGATTCGCGACGCGGCTTTTACCATGTATGCGTTTCTGCGATTGGGCTTCACCACCGAGTCGAAGGCCTTTCTGCACTGGATTATGGAGCGTTGCAACCAGCTGAAAGACGCCGCCGACTTACAGCTGATGTACGCCGTGGATGGTTCTACTGAGCTGCCTGAGATAGACCTGCTGCACCTGGCCGGCTACCGCGACTCGCGCCCGGTACGCATTGGCAACGGCGCGGCGCATCAGTTTCAGTTGGATATCTATGGCGAGCTGCTCGACACGATTTACCTCTACAACAAGTACGGCGGTGCCATCACCTACGACTTCTGGAAACATGTGTCGCGGCTGGTAGATTTTGTGGCGGAGAACTGGCAGGAGGAGGACCACGGCATGTGGGAAGTGCGCGACGAGGAACGCCAGTTTATCTCGGCCAAAATGATGTGCTGGGTAGCGCTCGACCGCGGCATTCAGATTGCCAACGACCGCTCGTTTCCAGCCCCGCTGGAGAAGTGGTACAAGGTGCGCGACGAGATTTACAAAGAGGTATTTGACAACTATTGGAGCGAGGAGAAACAAGCGTTTGTGCAGTACAAGGGTAGCGACGTGCTAGATGCCACCGTGCTGCTCCTGCCGCTGGTGCGGATGTTTAGCCCGGCCGAACCACGCTGGCAGTCTACCATGCGCGCCCTGGAAAAGGAGCTGGTCATCGACTCGCTAATGTATCGCTACCATGCTGGTGGTGGTGCTTCCGACGGCCTGGAAGGTGAGGAGGGCACGTTCACGATGTGCTCGTTCTGGTACATCGAAAACTTGTCGCGGGCGGGCGATTTGGACAAGGCCACGCTGCTATTTGAGAAGCTGCTGGGTTTTGCTAGTCCGCTGGGCCTATACTCCGAGCAGATTGGCGTGGCCGGCGAGCAGATTGGCAACTACCCGCAGGCCTTCACCCACCTGGCCCTCATCAGTGCCGCGTTCCAGCTCAACCGCGACCTAGACGAACGACACAGCGGAAAAAGCCAGCAAGGGCATAACTTCGTGGGGTAG
- a CDS encoding carboxypeptidase-like regulatory domain-containing protein, which yields MVAYLLFFPFSSLFLQAPTPSITNAATHAAVPYASVGVKGKPIGTVADAQGHFDPQHLAAAAPSDTVVFSCVGYQPFKLLAADLPRHSAIKLTPQAQTLGEVHVRANSWKRHRLGRDGSWGFTYYNFHLATDKSPANIPGREVGTILHIKPGSYLEDAHVYFGSRNYKNLRFRLNVRTLDADDHPATSLLTQDVQMTIPDDAPAGWQHIDLKPYQVCVGDNKRIAVTLEWLDGLETRDRADKNQWNVLLIPAALSATHRMVFREKSEDQWQVQPINLSLYVTVASPRG from the coding sequence ATGGTAGCCTACCTTCTCTTCTTTCCCTTCTCGTCGCTCTTCTTACAGGCCCCTACCCCCTCTATCACCAACGCGGCTACCCATGCCGCCGTACCGTATGCTTCGGTTGGGGTGAAGGGCAAGCCTATTGGCACTGTGGCCGATGCTCAGGGCCACTTCGATCCACAGCACCTAGCCGCCGCTGCCCCTAGCGACACCGTCGTGTTTTCCTGTGTGGGTTATCAGCCTTTTAAGCTACTGGCTGCGGACCTGCCGCGCCACTCAGCTATCAAGCTGACGCCACAAGCGCAAACGCTGGGTGAAGTGCACGTGCGCGCCAACAGCTGGAAGCGCCACCGACTAGGCCGCGACGGTAGCTGGGGTTTCACTTACTACAACTTTCACCTAGCCACTGATAAGAGTCCAGCCAACATTCCCGGCCGTGAGGTAGGCACCATTCTACACATAAAACCAGGCAGCTACCTGGAGGACGCGCACGTGTATTTTGGAAGTCGCAATTATAAGAATCTGCGTTTCCGCCTTAACGTGCGTACCCTCGACGCCGATGACCACCCCGCTACCAGCCTACTCACGCAGGATGTGCAAATGACCATACCCGATGACGCCCCCGCCGGCTGGCAGCACATCGACCTCAAACCCTACCAGGTTTGTGTGGGCGACAACAAGCGAATAGCCGTGACGCTGGAGTGGCTCGACGGCCTGGAAACCCGCGACCGTGCTGATAAAAACCAGTGGAATGTACTGCTGATTCCGGCTGCTTTATCGGCCACACACCGCATGGTGTTCCGCGAAAAATCGGAGGACCAGTGGCAGGTGCAACCTATAAACCTGAGCCTATACGTGACGGTGGCAAGTCCCCGCGGCTAA
- a CDS encoding AraC family transcriptional regulator yields the protein MRVPDLLPRIPLPNAQSLATLIDNRRVQTLENYEISLLETYIQSAQVEQSYSDLVLTNMLRGKKVMHLLEQEKFNYLPGNTMVVPPNLKMMIDFPEASDENPTQCVALAIDRLQIIDTVNYLNEHYPKTEDEKWTFSFNQHYFYNDEEVTALLYKLVRIGFGDSRNKDILADFTVKELLLRIMQVQSLHEKEHNVAVLATSNRFAHILQYIKENIAEKISVDDLSEKVYMSKPNFYRAFKHEFGLSPIDYIIKERMRLAKKCLKNPALSITEICFKAGFSNLNYFTRMFRQLEGITPTDYRVLCLAR from the coding sequence ATGCGTGTACCTGATTTACTTCCTCGCATCCCGCTGCCCAACGCACAGAGCCTTGCTACCCTGATTGACAACCGGCGGGTGCAAACGCTGGAAAACTATGAGATTAGCCTGCTCGAAACCTATATACAAAGCGCGCAGGTAGAGCAGTCGTACAGCGACCTAGTGCTCACCAATATGTTGCGCGGCAAGAAGGTGATGCATCTGTTGGAGCAGGAGAAGTTCAATTACCTGCCCGGCAATACGATGGTAGTGCCACCCAATCTGAAGATGATGATTGATTTCCCGGAGGCCTCCGACGAGAACCCTACCCAGTGCGTGGCCCTGGCCATCGACCGGCTGCAAATCATCGACACGGTGAACTATCTGAACGAGCACTACCCCAAAACGGAGGACGAAAAGTGGACCTTCAGCTTCAACCAGCACTACTTCTACAACGATGAAGAAGTGACGGCGCTGCTCTACAAACTAGTGCGCATCGGATTTGGCGACTCTCGCAACAAGGATATTCTGGCCGATTTTACGGTGAAAGAGCTGCTGCTCCGCATCATGCAGGTGCAAAGCCTCCACGAAAAGGAACACAACGTGGCCGTGCTGGCTACCTCCAATCGGTTCGCGCACATCTTGCAGTACATCAAAGAGAACATTGCGGAGAAAATCAGCGTCGATGACCTGAGCGAGAAGGTGTACATGAGCAAGCCCAATTTCTACCGGGCCTTCAAGCACGAGTTTGGCCTGTCGCCCATCGACTACATCATCAAAGAGCGCATGCGGTTGGCAAAGAAGTGCCTGAAGAATCCCGCGCTCAGCATCACCGAAATATGCTTCAAAGCCGGCTTCAGCAACCTGAACTACTTCACGCGCATGTTCCGGCAACTGGAAGGCATCACCCCCACGGATTACCGGGTGCTGTGTTTGGCTAGGTAA
- the hxlB gene encoding 6-phospho-3-hexuloisomerase yields MSKTPSDALSATLHNHLQQIIRENQQLAEKLDFDQVAAILPLLQQAKRVFVVGAGRTGLALKAAAMRLMHLGLTVFVVGETTTPAIGSGDVLLAGSGSGTTSSIVKAAEKAAAAGAQVVAISTTTSSPLAALATHVAVLPAAQKQDHGGEISAQYAGSLFEQSVLLLLDAIFQTLWGLDGTPAEELWKRHANLE; encoded by the coding sequence ATGAGCAAGACACCTTCCGATGCGTTGAGCGCAACCCTGCACAACCATCTACAGCAGATCATCCGGGAAAATCAACAGCTGGCCGAAAAGCTCGATTTCGACCAGGTAGCGGCAATCCTTCCGCTCTTGCAACAGGCCAAGCGGGTGTTTGTTGTGGGCGCTGGGCGCACGGGGCTGGCCCTGAAAGCTGCCGCCATGCGCCTAATGCACCTCGGCCTGACGGTGTTTGTGGTAGGCGAAACCACTACCCCCGCCATCGGCAGCGGCGATGTGCTGCTGGCTGGCTCCGGCTCCGGCACCACCAGCAGCATTGTGAAAGCGGCCGAAAAAGCCGCCGCTGCTGGCGCCCAGGTGGTAGCTATTTCCACTACTACCTCATCGCCGCTGGCGGCTCTGGCTACGCACGTGGCCGTGCTACCGGCTGCTCAAAAGCAGGACCACGGCGGCGAAATCTCGGCGCAATATGCCGGCAGCCTGTTCGAGCAAAGCGTCCTGCTGCTCCTCGATGCCATCTTCCAAACCCTGTGGGGCCTTGATGGCACCCCGGCCGAGGAGCTGTGGAAGCGACACGCCAACCTAGAATAA
- the hxlA gene encoding 3-hexulose-6-phosphate synthase produces MAKLQVAIDLLSTQEALALAGKVAPYVDIIELGTPLIKSEGLAVITAMKQAHPDKLVFADFKTADTGELEADMAFKAGADLVTILGAVDNATIVGAVKAAKAHGKGVVVDTIGVTDRVKRAQEVSALGVEFVELHAGLDEQALEGYSIQVLIDEATRAGVPVSIAGGVNLSNIAAVKQAGVAVAVAGGAIYSAADPAAAAKELREALDAA; encoded by the coding sequence ATGGCTAAATTACAAGTTGCCATCGACCTACTAAGCACTCAAGAAGCTTTGGCCCTAGCTGGCAAAGTAGCGCCCTACGTTGATATCATTGAATTGGGCACGCCCCTCATCAAGAGCGAAGGACTAGCCGTCATCACGGCCATGAAGCAAGCCCACCCCGACAAACTCGTTTTTGCCGATTTCAAAACCGCCGATACGGGCGAGCTGGAAGCGGACATGGCCTTCAAAGCCGGTGCTGACCTGGTAACCATCCTGGGTGCCGTAGACAACGCTACCATCGTAGGCGCCGTGAAGGCAGCCAAAGCTCACGGCAAAGGTGTGGTAGTAGACACCATTGGCGTGACCGACCGCGTGAAGCGTGCCCAGGAAGTAAGTGCGCTTGGCGTAGAATTCGTGGAGCTGCATGCCGGCCTCGACGAGCAAGCTTTGGAAGGCTATTCTATTCAGGTATTGATTGATGAAGCAACGCGCGCCGGTGTACCCGTTTCCATCGCGGGCGGTGTCAACCTGAGCAATATTGCCGCCGTGAAGCAGGCTGGCGTAGCCGTTGCCGTTGCTGGTGGCGCTATCTACAGCGCCGCCGATCCGGCCGCTGCCGCCAAAGAGCTGCGCGAAGCCCTCGACGCTGCCTAA
- a CDS encoding Uma2 family endonuclease, giving the protein MLPLFSEHSLVLRGPYLEKMTDAEFFDFCQQHPELRIERTANHEIVLMSPTGSRSGKRNARLNGQLYMWWMQHRALGEVFDSNSGFTLPDGSIFSPDASWVSAAKWNALTTEQQDKFAPVCPEFVVELKSATDSTKTLQAKMFDWLRNGAQLAWLLVPETEAAYLYRPGQPEPELVQGFDHELSGEAVLPGFRLRLAELR; this is encoded by the coding sequence ATGCTACCTCTCTTCTCCGAACACAGCTTGGTTTTGCGCGGCCCGTACCTGGAAAAGATGACCGATGCGGAGTTTTTCGACTTCTGCCAGCAGCATCCGGAGTTGCGCATCGAGCGTACGGCTAACCACGAAATAGTTCTTATGTCGCCTACCGGCAGCCGCTCCGGCAAACGCAACGCCCGCTTGAATGGGCAACTTTACATGTGGTGGATGCAGCACCGCGCGTTAGGTGAAGTATTCGATTCAAATAGCGGCTTTACCCTCCCTGATGGTTCCATCTTTTCCCCAGATGCTTCCTGGGTCTCCGCGGCTAAGTGGAACGCCCTGACAACCGAGCAGCAGGATAAGTTTGCCCCTGTGTGCCCAGAGTTTGTGGTGGAGTTGAAATCGGCTACTGATTCAACTAAAACACTGCAAGCGAAGATGTTCGATTGGCTCCGCAATGGCGCACAACTGGCGTGGCTGCTGGTGCCCGAGACAGAAGCTGCCTACCTCTACCGCCCCGGCCAGCCAGAGCCGGAACTCGTACAAGGCTTTGACCATGAGCTTTCGGGCGAAGCAGTGCTGCCAGGGTTCCGGCTGCGGCTGGCGGAGTTGCGGTAA
- a CDS encoding carboxypeptidase-like regulatory domain-containing protein: protein MRFILLVGLLLILCRPTLLVAQTLQGQVQHDSTATPVPFASVGVKGKASGTVADAQGRFSFPDSPDLAATDTVVVTCVGYQPARLVVRQLRQQPVTIRLRKQPQILQEVTVRHQHLRQETLGHTGKAGLADWGTGSMPNDSTYRRDMRGKEFGTFLTPARNCYVDDFNLYIRGNSFREVRLRLLFYTVRDGRPAELLLPADIQFTIPNKYVGWFRVDLRPYNIQLAKQQKIAVAMQWLSSEGDTTTRQWFGIPAVFPAALHRIFSRNKSQAKWESYPCQPSLYLTVQSWR from the coding sequence ATGCGCTTTATCCTATTAGTCGGCTTACTATTAATTCTATGCCGGCCTACCCTGCTTGTTGCTCAAACCTTGCAAGGGCAAGTGCAGCATGATTCTACCGCCACACCCGTGCCGTTTGCTTCCGTTGGGGTGAAAGGCAAAGCCTCAGGAACCGTGGCAGACGCCCAAGGGCGCTTCAGTTTCCCAGACTCACCGGACCTTGCGGCGACGGACACTGTAGTAGTTACGTGTGTAGGCTACCAGCCGGCCCGACTAGTAGTACGTCAGTTACGGCAACAGCCTGTGACTATCCGGTTGCGGAAGCAGCCGCAGATATTGCAGGAGGTAACGGTGCGGCACCAGCACTTACGCCAGGAAACGCTGGGGCATACAGGGAAAGCGGGGCTAGCAGACTGGGGGACGGGTAGCATGCCGAACGACAGCACCTATCGGCGTGATATGCGAGGTAAGGAATTCGGCACGTTCCTTACACCGGCTCGCAACTGTTACGTAGACGATTTCAACCTGTACATTCGCGGCAATTCCTTCCGAGAAGTTCGGTTGCGGCTATTGTTTTATACCGTCCGCGACGGGCGGCCAGCGGAGCTATTACTACCAGCTGATATACAGTTTACGATACCTAACAAGTATGTAGGCTGGTTTAGAGTTGACCTGCGGCCCTACAATATACAACTAGCCAAACAGCAGAAAATAGCCGTTGCCATGCAATGGCTAAGCAGCGAGGGCGATACGACTACCCGACAATGGTTTGGAATTCCGGCGGTATTCCCAGCGGCGTTGCACCGTATATTTTCTAGAAACAAAAGTCAGGCAAAGTGGGAGTCCTACCCCTGTCAACCTAGCCTGTACTTGACGGTGCAGAGCTGGCGGTAG